From the genome of Poecilia reticulata strain Guanapo linkage group LG22, Guppy_female_1.0+MT, whole genome shotgun sequence:
aaattattttcacaggtgtctatgaaaaatgcaatgaacattcaagttaaaatttgtaggcctaacagcagccaaacagagtggaaaaaatattcttgttctttgccattttctagttgttaaatattccacaaaatgaccagataaaagatgttcaacatgccagtttaaactttgaactatttgcaaaacgactgagctctgcaacattaaaaYatggatagaactgtaactacattaatcataactcttcttctcttcagtgtttctgttggtttctggtggtgcagctctgtgctgccttcaggagaatgggacatcagagtatcatccataaaatttcaccctcatggcatttattgtgcaaaccagagctttcagtggagaaacaaaagttccagatccttttaatgccatacaaatatgagacagaaacatggattatatcgtTATATAATACCGCCCAAGTTCAGAACCTCTAacagacaaatttaaaaaaaacacatacacataATAACAACGAATAATTCAGTCTGCAACCTTCACTGTCTACATTCATCTGCAAATAAGTAGAAAACGCAAATGGATTCATCCAGTTATATAACTTAAACATAAACTTGCACAAGCACTTTTTAAGAGAGTTTGCTTTTGTCAACTACAGTTATTTGTTGGACCTTTTTAGTAACTTCTGGTTTCTGTAAGTTTACCTCCTtgttctgtgtgtgttgctgAGCAGGTGCGCAGTACTGTCTGAGGCAGGTGGACTGCTCTGGGAAACTCCTTCCTCCAGGTACCGTTTCATTTCTTAGCTGGAGGCCATTTGAGTTGGAAATCCCCCTTACTTTAGAGTATCAAGGGACACTTTCTCTAACTCTGACCGGCTGAAAGTCTTTGATAGTTACCCCCCATAAATCTGTCTttgaatgttaatttttaaaaaaatcataattgcACATACGCTGACTCACTGCGGTTTTCCTGACAGTATGTGAGGAGTTGAGCGTTCGGGATGCAGGCGTGCGACTCATGACCACGTTGACTCTCTGTCCGGGAAATGCCCCCAAGGAATCACaggtgtgcttttttttttttcttgtcttcttcAGTAAAATCTTTCCTTGCAGCTGCAACGTTGAAAAAGACGGAACTTTTAATAGTTTCCGACATCGTAAAACAAATCAAGGCAGCGTGAGTGCATGTGGGTTGATTGAAGTTCAGAGAatttgtttctgtgctttttcagctgttcttaCACTTCACTGTGGGCTCGGCACCCTCTGCTGGCATGGAGATGGATATAATAGTGGAGAAGACTTTCACTGTTAAAGAAGTAAGGAAATTGAAGAGACGTTTTTCctaatgtttattaaatcttACAGCTAAGTACAAGCTTTTCATAATAAACTGGATTATAATCATCGTTGCATGcatatttaacaatatttttcagGAAAACCCCAAatggaggtttttgaaaatagttaattttactgaaaagtacATCCATAATGTACTCAGTACTTTGTTGGGGGGtcttgttttacatttcagttgtttttttctccttaatcCAGGTTAGCCATTTCTGATGTTTAACACAAGTAATGCTACATTTTTAGCATTGATATATTTGTTTATGGCAGTCCAGTTACTATCCCACAATCTTGAACCTGAATTTTCCTTTCCTATCCTCTCACAGATTATATTATCCTTGTTCCATagcatctttttattattattattttattttattttatttttaccacagttttttcttccacttaactttccataaACATGCTTGGATGCACCACTATTTGACAACTTCTTGACAATTGTGAAGGTGGCAACCTTCCCCTTGATTTTTGCAGGCCATTTACTTAACAATACAAATTTTCTAAGAAACTTACTTTGGGGGTTtcataataataacatttaacataaataaatgcttaaaatgttttattctgcatTTGAATTTATGTTAATTTCCATAAATATGCTTGGATGCAtcactgtttttaattatattctAATGAACGAAGATGCACTTGTTCGTCGTAATTAGCACAAATTTAAAGTTATcatgtttattgtatttttagtgTCTCAGAGCTATGCTGGATGCTGTTGGGCTTGATGGTAAGATTTCATTATTCCTTCTCTTTTGCGTTTGTTGTCACCATGTATATTTGCTCTATTACTACAGCTTGCATGTTCATTAGCTGGTCTCGGTGGTTGATCTTCTGCTTTTCAGGTACCAGTTGGCACCTGAGGAGGCTAGACTGGTGTGAGGAGGTTGGAGAGCCGCTGATGGATGAGGTGAATCAATGCGGGATTTTAAACACTGCGCACATATCAGTACTGTTGAATCAGTATTTGGGACTTCActgcacaaaacaaatgttgtaaAGCTGCACAATAAATTTAAGCTGTGTACATTGAGAAAGTTGGTACTGAAGCTAAAAATGTATGCTAGTGTTTATACAGAAAACAGATGGCATTAAAGTATTTCATATTatgatcaattttatttcatgtttttgtcataaaattatATACATGGAGAACAAACGTAGGACAGATTGATTCTCCTTCATAAAATGATTACAATCCTCAGGAGCAACATATTGACATCTTTTATTCCCAGGATGCCTCCTTGTCAGAGCTGAAGATTAGCAGTGGGGAGACGTTGGTTGTTACTGAAGGACTTTTGCCTCCGAAGGTATCAGAATATCCCTGGATGTCTGGATTATTGACAAATCTTCATAGCCTCcctgtttaacttttatttctttatctttatttccTCAGGGATTTCTCAAGCTTTCTGTGTGGCTTTATGTGGATATGAGCGTTGTGGAAGCAGACTGTAAGCACTCAGAAAACAGCTCTGCTGAGCAGCAGATGCAGGGAGGGGAGAATACAGATGGGTCTTGTGCTCAGTCGATTTCTCTTTGTGGCGAAAACATGGCGGAGCTACGAAACGTCGGGAAGGTGGAGATATCTGACGACGCCACGCTGGAGGACTTAAAGACTCAGGTGAGGTGTTCCCACTGGTGTGTTGTCGATTTATCTTTAGTGATGAGCTCCATGTTTTTGAAGTTGGAAGGTCTCCTAGttatcaccctaatctttagttCCCTCTTCAGATTCGTGATCAGATTTAATTAAAGACCCTGCCAGGGTAACTGTAATACATTTATGTTAATTCCCATCTGAAACAACATGCTTATTGCTCAGTAACGGcgtccacactgaagagtgttgctgTTAACGCGATCCTGGGAGTTCTTAACTTCATTGATTGGAAAAGGACCAGATTTTCTAAAAAGCGATTAAGCTGTAAACCGACTGATTCAGCTCACTGTATGATTTATTTGTGCCTTTCTAGAACAAAAGTTGAGTTTAAGGAAatgcttgtttctttttctttttttaaatcagtttatgATGATCCTGTAAGAGCATTTCTGTTTACTCTTAAGACTTTACCTTCTGTTTAATTCCCAAAACCTGGTACAGACTCCATCAGCTTTGAATAGGTTAGCTTAGGTGACCATTGTGGATTCatcttcagaatattttttgctttcaggCTGAATGTGGTAGTAATGTGGATCCATGTTTAATTGTGAAGTGCTCCCTGTAAGATGCTCTTTTCGCTCCTTCAGGTGTTGACGTTGCCAACGCTTCAGGATGTCTGCGTGCCCGTTACTAGCTTCCTTCGCGTGTGGCAGATGGAGGGAGGGCGGCTCACACGCGTCCTTCGAGGACAACAAGTCACACTCAGGTCTGAAAGCTTCATTCACACATTGTTGGTGACAGCTGGGTTTTATTTGTGGACAGATGCAGAATGTTTGAGCTGGTCTTTCCCCAcatagtttgttttctttgtgctcAGGAAGCTGAAGTTGACCAACGGAGAAGATCTTTGTGTGCAGTGTCTTCTAAAAGAAGAAGATCTTGGGtgaatgcaacttttaaatttttttttaccctcttcCTTTGTTTACGTTTGATCTTTTGAAATGCTGAGTTTTCCCGTGTTTTCTTCACTTCTTGCTGATTTACAAGGCCAAAACAAGTGCTGCTGAAGATAAAGATGGGTGTTCCAGGGGAGAGGAGCTACTATCCTCCAGAAGAGCTGGTTTGGGACGCTTCTCACGATTCTACTCCTCGATCTCTGCGCACCAGTCTGGCTGCACACTACGGCCTCTCTCCCGATTCTCTGCTGTTGGCCAAACGCCAGCCGGAGAAACACGCCTGGGAAGAAATCTCCAACTGGGTATCTCTACAAAAGAGAAAGTTTGGCAGAAATGTTGTTTGACATCTTACCagtaatgtaatatttatttttgtcttttactttcAGACTCAACAGGTttccaaaaagaagaaaaagaaaaaggcagaatCTCTTCTGGGGCCACCTTTTCACCTCAGAGATGGAGACGTAATCGGCATTAAGGTATcattaaagcctttttttttaaatggactgTTTGGTCTTTTATTAGAAGTGTTATATCTGGTCCTTGAGAGTTTTTGTCCCCCCCTAGAACCTTTTGATTGACAACAACAGGGACTTCATCACAGCAGAGGACCAGCAGGGCCAGCAGAGGCTCAGGGAACAGGCAGAGCAACGCAGGAAAGGGTGAGACCTCCTCTTCTTTTATATGTGCATCAACTGGGGAGTATGGGATCCTAATCTcaatttttatatcaaaattcCATATTTTTCTTAACCCAAAATTTAACTTTTCTGTTAGTTTCGACAAACTTATCTTCAGAAGTCATGACATGATATGAGGGTGAGAATAGCTCCCAAATCAGGGTAAAAAGAAAGgctatttcccttttttccatTAATCTGTGtacaatacaattaaaaatccacatactatttttaaacacagttcTGTGAtgcctttattttgtttgtaaaatttcaaaaaacTCTGCAGTATGAACACTTTGCTTAGGATTTAAACCAGGTCCATTTAAAGAATTGCAGAAAGTTTTGAACCCTAATTTAAGAGGAGCTATTGATTGAAAAAGTTGAGAGAGCGCATTACTTAGATTTTTGAAGACAATTTGAGAAATGCtgattcttatttgtttttattgtattttgtatgttattcatgtatttattttattagtattttagtAATAGTATTTTTACTAAAGTTATAATGGTAATAATGACATTactatttttaatgtaatagtaatattacaataataataccattattattattgctattgtCATTTTTGACATGTCTTGTCAGTTTagcctttttatgttttgcataataaagtaaaaaataaaatatatatttttttctattgtaaaattataaaatacaactCGATATGAGATTTTAAGACGAGCTACGAATCCTGGAAAATGGTTGTAACCCCTttatggattcaacatgtttctTAAGATGAATGCGTTAGAAAATGCCAGCAGAACGTGAAATGCGTGTTTCGGTTATTCTCCTCCGTTTTggtaaaacactttgtttttgcttattttgcaGAGAGCAGGCTGCCGCCTCCAATGGCGCTGGGAAAACCAAATCCAGGAAGATGGAGGTGCCGCTGTCCATCAGCGTCGGAGTATTCAGATAGCATCCTTCTTTTCTGTTGACGCACAGACAAATCAGGACTTCCTATGACATCACACCACACATGAACTAAAATGCCACGTTGCTGTTGGACAATCCCGCCAAATAAGTCTGGTGCCATTTCTCCCTTTTTCTACCACAGTTTGCAAACGGTTATTTGTCTCacagcattttaataaacactAAAACCTTCCTGGTTCCTATCCTGGTGATtcgtccaaaaaaaaaaaaaaaaaagtttaaactttgatttcaTCCTTTGGACTGTTTCTGTATTAGGtattttgtttataaacaaACGTGTTCAAACAATATATTGTTTAAGTAACAATTTAATCAGGGgacttttttctttgtccttCAGAAATCTACATCTTTATATAAGATGACATTAAGGCcactttttaaacataaaccTGCCACTGTGCTGCATGAACAGAAGACTGCCACTCATGATCAGGAACTGTTGATACGTTTGTTTTCAGGGCAGATGAGAGATGGGCCTTAATGTAGAGAAgcttctctgctgctctgtctTCCCTACCTCGTTCTCCAACTCTCCTCGTCTTCTTCTACCTCTTTTAAGCTCGGCTTTTCACCATTTATCCTTACTGTAAACTGTCGCCCGGCTCTCTCAAAATTAATCAtggttttttacatttaaatgctCACAGTTTAACACTTGGTTGATGGGAAATTTTATTGCCAAGCCGTAAATCCTGCTTGAGAACGGTAAAATGTAACCATGTGAGCTCTGAAATTTTATTGAGgaatatttcaggttttatttgcaTGCATATATTTGACTTTGAGGGAAATgaaactgattttcttttgttttttgggaaaagtgattgcaattttttattgtttttttaatttggcaaGAATTTTCAAACAGACGTCTTGTTTTCTTGGCATTGTAGTAACagtaaaatcacttttttgtatcccattttgattattaataGCAGTGGTCATATCTCTGCTGGTAAGGACCGTTTTGCTGTATCGTTGCAGTGTTTATATCAATGTAAAACTGCTTTTGCAGAAAGCCGTTAATGACTAATAAAGTTATATAACAATTGTGTTCAGAGTGTTTTGCAATCggtgaagttttttttagctcctcTTTAAGAACTTTGCTCAGAGTAATCTTTGACTTGCAGTGACATTTGCCACAGATATTCGAACGTCACCAAAATGATGACATAGCAGTGTGCACTGTGGTGTTTAACCTTGGAAGAAAGATTAACCTTGAATCGAATTGCATCTAggttttattgcagcagcattATCACGCAgttataaaaaacaagaaaaacccAATCTTTCAATTTGTGTCCTTTAttaataatggaaaaataagATACACTAACAAACTCCCCAGTGTTGGCAACCCACTTATAATACTTTTTACAATCTCTTTTTACTAATTGTACAGTAATTGGTGTCCTATAAAATTTCACAAGGTTGTACTATAAGAGAGGAGGATCTTTTTTGGGTGACCCCAAGACGCCAGTGAGgctttgtcaaattaaaatgtctatttGAAAATAAGATTTCAACAGgaatttagaatattttttattaataagcctatattcatgtgttaatgtttttagtCTATATTGTAAtcttaaatgtgcttttattagTTGTAGCTAACATAGAATTTACAGAAATTATTGcgttaaaaacttattttgtagtatcacattttgtgtttagttcTCCACGGTCATTTGAGTGAGCGCCTCTTCACCTCATGCATATACAACcatttaaaagtgtgtttttgtgatgacCAATCAAAGGTGACGCCGCTTTTGATACAACCAATCAGCCGTTCAGACCGTTAATTAAAGACTCCGCCCCTCATTAACTTGAGTCCGAAGCGCTACCGGGATACGGAGTTTACCCATATGAGAGGAGAGGGTGACCAGTTTTAGACCGAACGGAACTGATTACATCTGCAAAAATGGTCGAGGCTTTCTGCGCAACATGGAAACTGGTGGACAGTAAGAACTTCGATGAATACATGGAGGCATTAGGTAAGGAATTTGGATTAAGTTCGCCTTTATTTGGCAGAATATTTATTATGATAAAGTTCGAGCCCAATTTATTAGTGAAATCAGACGTAAATTTTCTTGGCAGGAGTTCCTTTTGCCACAAGACAAGTGGGCAATGCTACCAAAACAACAGTAATAATCAGCACGGATGGAGAAAGAGTGATGTTGAGAACCCTAAGCACATTCAGGAATACCGAATATGTAGCGAAATTTGGAGAGGAGTTTGACGAGGAGACACCTGACGACCGAAGAGTAAAGGTAAAAACTACACAATGTTTTGTATGAGTCACTACCCATTGTTCTAACCATGTGTTTCACATTCTGTCTTGTAGTCTACCTTTACCATGGAGGGAGACAAATTTGTGCATACACAGAAGTGGGATGGGAAAGAGGCCAGACTGATTAGCGAAATCAAGAATGGAAAGATGGTGATGGTtagttttattgagatttatgCTATTTTGACTTACAGTTGTAATATTCATTAGTTTATACTGCCGGTGGCAGTTCTTGAGGCGTTCCTGTGATGCTgtccccaaaataaaataaattatattctgCTTAGCAACACTGAAGCGAATGGTTTCGAGAAACATACCAAGCTAGCACTGAACGTTCAGAAGACGTCTCCTGAGCGTTGCCATGGCGACGTTCGCCGGACTCCATTAAACGTTCATCTAACGTTGGCTAGACTGAGCGTTTGCCGACAATTTTGACAAACCTCAAAATTGGCTCTATTAAAGGCATTGAAGTCTACCAcggcaaaaataaatgataaaaacacttATCTTACTGCGCTTGTATGAACATCAAAGGCatcaaagtaaaactttcatTAGCTGGTACAAGGCATCAATATCAAATAAGTAATAAGTATCCATCCAAGGAATGACTCAAGAATaataagtatttggtaaaatgcTACTCAAGTACTTTGTACCTAATCAGAAAATCCATCGGTTCCAGATTGGGTAAGATATTTTAGATCTGGTCTAAATAGCACAGATTTCTCTTCCAGATGCAGACACAGAGGAAGTTGTGATGGTGTGCATTTAGACCACAGCAGGAGAGGCCCTCATAATTTAAGAAGAGttgtttaatttcattgtttatagttattggggccacagtcagCGTTTCCTGGCAGTGCAGAGAAACACATATCTGCTTGATATGTGATGGGAGCAGGATTCTCTAATCAACTTAAtataaaactgcataaaaatgaaatgcaactgAATAACCTatgtcaataaaatgtaaaaatggatgggtaaatattgaatatgacgGAATAGTTTGGAAACGGGCAGCCAAAATGACGGACAACAAATAAGTCTAGCTTGACCTCTGAATAAGCCCGTATTAAAAAACTACCACCTTTTGCAGCAATAAATCTAAAGCTTTTCAGATATAAAAAAGGTTCATACATATAGTTATGCCTGTAGAGGTTTTCTTGACAAAAGTaagaagaatcaaagcaaatttcatttttacaaaatactctAAGTATACACATCTTGcattgctttatttctttttctagaCGTTAAACTTTGAGGACGTCACAGCTGTCCGCACATATGAGAAGGTGGAAAGGAGGACATCATTTATCCAAGTACAGTAAACCAACCAGAAGCAGCTTTACGTTTTACttgaactgaaaaataaacatgttttttttattattatttcaaataatggTTTGCACTTGACTTCTTTTCAGTACATAAGTATATGGTTTTAAAGCCATGGGCATGTATTatgttaattattattatgttatcTTAAGTGAAAACACCACAGTGTCACGACATTAACACAAAGAGAAACTGgaagtgtgcagcaacaggtggggtgAGGCACTGCCAAACTCTGCTTCAtacatctggaaaaaaattctggttacagtgttacattttctgacttttcattaaaagaactTTGAAAAAAGTAGCTacaatgtgaataaaaattgccttttgttttaatttttaaacccTGGAAACATTCCCATATCCAATATTTTGTGAGGTCCTCTGTAAGATAACGGGTAATGATCAAGGGCCTAAACTGTTTCTGACTTTggtattaaaatttaaatgtccTCTCTGATGGACATTTACTCCTCCTGCTGCCTCAGCAGATCCATAGCCATCACCAAGGACAGTTCCCACCCTGGCTTCCCCATTCTTTGTCCTGCTGCCCCTAGGGAGGCGCTACACATCACATACATATGTATAATGACAAACAATAAAttctaatctatttttaatttaaattgctAAACCTTGCTAATCTTTCAGACCCTCTATATTCTCTGTAtaacttctcagtgcaacattGAAGGGAATGTCCCATAGTGACCTCCGGATGGTCTAACACAAAGAGGCAGTGgcaatttattaattttttttatatgggcAACTGTCCATGGCGGCATCTCGTAGGGGGCGGCACTAGATGTCTGCTCCCCATCACCCCTCCTGGTTCTCACACCCGCCtgccctctctctcctctctgtaATACCGGTGGACTTTTTTGACaccagtaaaataatttatgttgcAATATCAAAAGCTGTGTGGTCCACACCCCTTACCAGTTGGTATTTATGCTTCCTATAGTTGTTTGTTGATCGTCTTTAAAAGCTTGTCAGCTGGTCCACAAGACTTAATTTCACAGAATTAGCTGATATCTGTAAGAAAGGAAGAATATACAGTAGTTTCTGTCCATGTCAGCACACGGTTGGTTGGAGTCGCAAGGATACGGCAACTACTCAGAAACATAGGGAAGAAGCTACAGTAGCTACCTGCAGCCTGCTAAAtcatgaacatttaaataaatcagttaaaagTGCTTATTGCACTGTCACCCAAATCAGAtattcatttaagaaaaaattgaaacaaacaaactaacttttttttttttttaaagcaaagcgGTTGCATTAAGGCTAAAACCAAAACACTGACCAACAGTAACTACTTCAGTGGAGATGTCTGTGACAGatggaagaaatgaaaatgtacaaagttCCTGATTATTAAGAAGTGAccacaagcttttattttctgcagggtttttttttttttttttttacatattttggtGCTGATAATTTTCGAAATCTAAGATTTCCTTTTATATTCAAACAAGATTCTTTATTTTGCACATAAAGTTTTgagttcttaaaaaaacatgagggaggaaacactttttaacatcttgtaaaactaattttctgctgtgttttttatttgcattgggTAGCTGATTTCAGATTGGTTTTATTAGCCaaaatttgtttacatttatattcatttatataccttataaatatattttggacAAAGTAACATTGTGTGATACAGAAGAAATCTCAAACTGGGTATCTTCACAAAAGAAAGTCAGTTTTTTGGAAGTATACTTTGAGTGATTCTCTGATTGGCTTTTTACCAATAATGCaatatttacattgtttttttactttcgGGCTCAACAGGTttccaaaagaaagaaaaaggcgGAATCTCTCTTCCTGAGTCCACCTTTTCACCTTAGGGATGGTTTGCAATCTGCATTAATATATCAATTAATGttcctcatgttttttttccttcccaagAGCCTTTTGATTGAAAGCAACAGGGTCTTCATCACAGCATAAGACCAGAAGAGACTCAGGGGACATGCAGAGCAACATAGGAAAGGTTATTATGTTGCAAAATAATTCAGCAGAGCATTTGCAACGAGAAACGTTTTCTCTGAACTGCTATTTGCAAATTTGTTTGCTCAGAGTAAATTGTTGCACAGTTACAGCGACTTTTGGCACAGATAAGCTTCACCAAATAAATGACATAGCAGAATCCCTTAGAAGAAAGGTTAACATCGAAACAAAATGAATTTCCGTTTTATAGCAACAGCATTATCACACAATgaca
Proteins encoded in this window:
- the LOC103458738 gene encoding fatty acid-binding protein, brain-like, giving the protein MVEAFCATWKLVDSKNFDEYMEALGVPFATRQVGNATKTTVIISTDGERVMLRTLSTFRNTEYVAKFGEEFDEETPDDRRVKSTFTMEGDKFVHTQKWDGKEARLISEIKNGKMVMTLNFEDVTAVRTYEKVERRTSFIQVQ